Sequence from the Xenorhabdus nematophila ATCC 19061 genome:
TTGGAGTTAGGTGACTGGCAGCCAGTGAATGAGACTTTTTCTCTGTCTTCATTGCTGGAGCATATTTTCAAAGCTGCTTTAGCGACCTTAAATGCTAAGGGATTGAAGTTTTATTATTATTTTAATATTTCTCATGAATCTTTATTTATTGGGGATTCTATTGCACTAAATAAAATCATCACGTTGTTATTGAATTATTCAATAACAACGACCAGCTATGGCAAAGTATCATTGACTGTTAATAGTTCTGGTAAATATGATAACCATATTCAGATTGAACTGATGGATAGTGGCTCTGGTCTGAGCGGAAAAGATTTAACCAGTTTAAATTATCCTTTTCTAAATGAACCGGTAGAAGATAAGCATTCCACCAACTCAGGCATGACCTTTTATTTATGTAACCAGCTATGTAAAAAAATGGGTGGAAGTCTTGAAATTAAAAGTAAGCTGGGATTAGGCACACATTATGTTATCAGTCTGCCATTATTGCAGCATGATGATGAAAATGGTGAGACACCTCAGCTTTTAGAAGGCATTACAGCTTTAATTGATATCAATAGCCCTGAGGTTAACAAGATAATTCATAGTTATCTCAATAATTATGGTGCAACATATTTTGATAAAAGCAAAGAGAATATTACGGAAGAATACGATATTATCCTTACGGATAGACAGTACGACGAGGAAAAACCAACTATATTATTAGTCGGTGATTTATCAGGGTTTAAGCAAGTGAAACCAGGCTTGGTTCAGTGTAATTACAATTTTGTTGATGCTGTTATCAATGCAATATCATTTTTGATTGAAGAAAGCTTCAGTTTAGATGAATCCAGAAAAATTCCTGAACTCTCTCAGCCGGTATGTAGTTCTGTTGATAATGCCGATCTCTTAGAGGAAGTTGATTTATTTGATAATATTGATAGTAATATTGGTAATGTTCTCAAGAATTATCAAATTCAGTTAGCAAATAGTGATTATGGTAAATTATTTGTAGAGACAGTACCTATGGATATTACTAAACTATATACTGATATAAAACGACATGATTTGATATCACTTTCGCAAACGGTACACCGCCTTAAAGGTGCGTTTGCTATGTTAGATTTAAAATTTCTTAGGTCATCATGTGAGGCGTTGGAAAAACACATAGCAGACAATAATGAAGTAGAAATTAAAAATAGCATTCGCCTCATTGATTCCTTTGTCACAAAGCTGTTGCAACAAGGTAACCAATAATATGAATAACCTTAATGTTATTATTGCTGATGACCATCCTATCGTTTTGTTTGGCATCCGCAAGTCACTTGAACAAATTGAGTGGATTAATGTCGTCGGAGAATTTGAAAATTCAACCACGCTCATTAATAGTTTGCCACATATAGAAGCAGATGTTCTTATAACAGATTTATCAATGCCTGGTGATAAATATGGTGATGGCATCACCTTGATAAAATATATTAAACGTCATTATCCGGCACTGGCTGTTATTGTTCTTACAATGAACAATAACCCGGCTATTTTAAGCGCTATACTTGAACTTGATATTGAAGGAATTGTGTTAAAGCAGGGAGCTCCAACTGATTTGCCCAAAGCACTTTCTGCATTACAGAAAGGGAAGCATTTTACACCAGAAAGTGTTTCCAAATTGCTGGAAAAAGTGAATGCTAATGGTTATGGAGATAAACGGTTATCACCAAAAGAGAGTGAAGTTTTACGTTTATTTGCTGAGGGGCTTCTTGTTACTGATATTGCCAAGAAACTCAATCGCAGTATTAAGACTATTAGTAGTCAAAAGAAATCAGCTATGCTAAAATTGGGGGTTGATAATGATATTGCGTTACTTAATTATTTGTCCTCTGTTACTATTGATCAAGATATTGCTAAGTAGTCAATGGATTATCTTCATTAACAGAAAATCGGTAGCAAGGGTTACCGATTTTCTGTTATTTAGATTGTTAATATGTTTTACCTTTAATATTGATATGTTCTATTAATATATTCTTTAATATTGCGAGTGAAACAGGTTTTGGTAAACAGCTATCCATTCCTACATTAGTACAACGTTCTTTTTCTTCTGCAAGCGCATTGGCAGTAATGCCGATAATGGGTTTAGCATAACCTTTGCTCCTCAAGTACTGTGTGAGTTCATATCCATCCATATTTGGCATATTAACATCTGTTAAAATAATATCAGTTGGATTGTTTTTGATATACTCAATGGCTTCAATACCATCATTCGCCATTGATGTATTGAAGCCTATAGAATTCAATTGGTCGACCAACAAATGCCTATTGATAGGATGATCATCAACAACCAGCACTTTCACTGTATTTAAACGATGATCTACTTGAATAGTTTTCGCAGTAATAGAAGAGGTTGATACAGCACTTATGGAAATGAGATTATCTGTTGTTAGTAGATTATCCAGCATATTATCTAATTCACTTAACTCATAAGTGTTGTATAGCCAATAGTTTTTCCGGATTTGTTTCGGTGGACCAATATGTTTTTCTGATATTTCTATATAACCATGTACAGGAATGTCAATATTATTAGGTTGATCGCTAATAAGTATCTCTGTGCCATCTATTTCTTCTCCGTTATAGAGCGTGACCTGAAAATGATTCTGCGAGAGAAAAGCCTGTAAATATTTTTCCATAAAATCATTGTAAATAGTCAGTAAAATCTTTTTCTGATTACGCTGACTGGATATTTTTTTAGTATGAAACTTCACGCCATATAGAGGAATGCGAATGGAAAAAATACTACCGACATATTTTTGTGAAATGAATTCAATATCTCCATCCATTAAATTGATGAGTTTTTCACAGATAGCTAGTCCCAATCCTGTACCTTGTGGGGAACTTTCTTTATTAGCACTAATTTGGAAGAAGGGTTCGAATAATTGGAATTGTAATTTATCTTCGATTCCAAGCCCTGTATCTTTAATACTAAAATACAGATAACCATGCTTTGAAACAATTTCAATAACAACACAACCAGATGCTGTAAATTTGATAGCATTGTTGAGTAAGTTAGAGATGATCTGTTGTAACCTTACTGGATCATTGCGGATGATATTGGGTACATTTGGTTCAATATAGCAGTATAATCCCAATGCTTTTTTGGCTATTAGGGGAAGATAATTTGAAATCACATGTGATATGACTTCTTTACAACTGAAATCCTTAGGTTCAATTTTCAATTGTTTAGATTCTATTTTAGAGAAGTCGAGAATATCGCTAATGATTTTCAGTAATAGTGATGATGAATTATTCATTGTTGCCAGTAGTCGTGTAGATTCTGGCGGCAATAGATGAGATTGGATGAGCTCTAAATTACCAATAATTCCATATAATGGTGTTCTTAATTCATGGCTGACTGTAGCAAGAAACATCGATTTTGCCTGATTAGCTTGTTCTGCGGCTGTAGCCATTTCTTGTAATGATTTCTCCATTTTTACACGTGTACTAACATCTATTAGTACGCATATTGCAACTTCTTCATTACGATAGCGTGAATGTACGAAGCTAATTTGCAAATGATTATTATTACTGGTAACGACATCAATATAGCTGCTGGTTTTATCACAAATAATATCGACAATACGTTTTTGATCTTCATATGTCAGCATCTGGGTATAATTGTGAGCCAACTCATTACTTAAGATACTAACACCATCACTGACTCTTAAAATACTTATTCCCACTGGAGCAGAGGCAACAATTTTATGGTTAAATTGCTCATGCTCTTCAAGGCGAATTGCATTATCCTCTGCGGGAGCAAACATTTTCCGTTCAAACAACCAGATAAAAAATGCGATTAAAATTGCAGAAATACCATTCAATATAATACTGTTGATCATTTTTATTTTAAGTTCATCGTAAATATATTTTAGTGGTAATGTATAGGCGATATGCAATGTAGAAGGTGATAAACGGCGTGTTAATATCAGAGAGGTAAAATTTTCGTCATATCCAAAATTACTAGACATGATATTGAATTTTATAGCAGGTTGATTATTATCACTAATTTGGGTTGGATATTGTAATTCAATTTTCCCAGTATTATTTAGTATTGTTATAGTTATTGGAATCTCTCTTTTTTGCAGAAATAGCTTGAGTTTGATTGATTTTTCAAAGCCAACTACACCTGCAATTTGTCCGTTGGCATAAACCGGAGTAACGACATAAAGGTTACCATTATCTATTCTTGAATAAGGCATAACCCAAAAGATAGTCTGCTCTTTTGCCTGATCTTTTTGTATGATGAGCTTACGGGCATTCTCATAGAGTGTTTTTCTTAGCGGATCAGACATTATTATTCTGCTGTGAGCGCTCAAGTTCACCATACACATACTCTGTGCTTCAATGAAAAAAATCTCATTTGCACCATACAGAGCAGAAATATTTTGGGTCCAAAATGTAATTAAATTATTTAACTGGCCTAAATAATTATGTGATTTATTATGTAAAAGATCACAATCGGAATTCGTACTCAGGGAGGTATATGAGACAGTATTGTTATCATATTGTGGGGGAATAATTGCTAGATCTTTCTCTGTTCTTTGTGATAAATGTTTTTCGGTAATATATTGTATATCACGCAAGAGGTTGGTGATACTTCGCATAAAAGTAAACGCCAGATCATAGTTTGCATTATATTCTTGACGAATATCTGATTTAGTCTCATTAAAAAAATTTGCCAAATAAAAACTGGTTAGTAAAGCACCGAGTGCCCATAACATAAACCCGAGCACCCGAAAAAGATAACGGGATATCTTTAATGACGTCCGAAAAGAAGATAAATATCTCAAGAGATCGCCTGATGAAGATTATGATTAATAATAACTATTCACAGCATATACTAGTGTAGTGGGGAATACAAAGTGGCATTTAGCTATTGCTAATTCTTCGTTAAAAAATTGCGCAATCAAGCAGGCACTTGAGTGCCTGCTTGATTGGATAGGTATAACAATATTAGATTAAGGCAAATTAATTACGCTTGATCTTCCGGGCCATCATGTCCTTCAAGGGGAGAAGCCATTGTATTGTTATCTTCTTCCTCATCGTCAGGTTCAGCAACACGCTGCAAACCAACGACTTTTTCGTCTTCAGCTGTACGGATAAGAGTTACACCTTGTGTATTGCGGCCAACAACGCTGACTTCAGAAACACGGGTTCTCACCAATGTACCCGCATCAGTAATCATCATGATCTGATCAGTCGGTTCTACTTGTATTGCACCGATAACATTACCGTTACGTTCGCTGACCTTGATGGAAATAACTCCTTGGGTTGCACGGGATTTGGTTGGATATTCACTTTCCGCAGTGCGTTTACCATAACCATTTTCGGTGACAGTCAGGATCTCTCCTTCTCCACGAGGAATGATCAGGGAAACAACTTTATCGCCTGCGCTGAGTTTGATACCGCGAACCCCAGTTGCGGTACGTCCCATCGCACGGACGCCTTTCACACGAACAGTACCGTCTTCCAGTGTTTCTTCCTCTTCTTCAAGGAAACGAACAACTTTACCCTGAGCAGAGAAGAGCATGACTTCGTTACTGCCATCTGTCAGATCGACTCCAATCAGTTCATCCCCTTCATTCAGATTCACTGCGATGATACCGGCGCTGCGTGGACGGCTGAATTCGCTGAGTTTAGTCTTTTTAACGATCCCGCTTGCTGTTGCCATGAAGATATTTAAGCCGTCTTCATATTCACGTACCGGCAAAATGGCGGTAATACGTTCATTTTGACCCAGTGGCAAGAGGTTGACAATCGGACGACCACGAGCGCCACGGCTGGCTTCCGGCAATTGATATACCTTCATCCAGTACATCTTGCCCTTATTTGAAAAACAAAGGATGGTATCGTGGGTATTAGCCACCAGCAATCGCTCAATGAAATCTTCTTCTTTGGTGCGCGCCGCTGATTTACCTTTACCACCACGACGCTGAGCTTCGTAGTCAGATAATGGCTGATATTTCACGTATCCCTGATGAGATAGAGTGACGACAACATCTTCCTGATTAATCAGGTCTTCGATATTGATATCTGCTGAATTTTCGGTCAATTCAGTTCTACGGGCATCATTATACTGTTCTTTGATAGCAAGCAATTCTTCACGAATCACTTCCATCAAACGTTCTGGGTTTTCCAAAATGAACAACAGTTCAGCAATGACTTTCAGCAGTTCACGATATTCATCGAGTAGTTTTTCATGCTCTAGACCGGTCAATTTTTGCAGACGCAGATCCAAAATTGCCTGTGCCTGTTGTTCAGTCAGATAATATTTACCCTCATGAATACCATACTCCGGTTCCAGCCATTCCGGGCGCGCTGCGTCATCCCCGGCTTGTTCCAGCATAGCGG
This genomic interval carries:
- the rcsB gene encoding response regulator transcription factor RcsB, which encodes MNNLNVIIADDHPIVLFGIRKSLEQIEWINVVGEFENSTTLINSLPHIEADVLITDLSMPGDKYGDGITLIKYIKRHYPALAVIVLTMNNNPAILSAILELDIEGIVLKQGAPTDLPKALSALQKGKHFTPESVSKLLEKVNANGYGDKRLSPKESEVLRLFAEGLLVTDIAKKLNRSIKTISSQKKSAMLKLGVDNDIALLNYLSSVTIDQDIAK
- the gyrA gene encoding DNA topoisomerase (ATP-hydrolyzing) subunit A, with amino-acid sequence MSDIAREITPVNIEEELKSSYLDYAMSVIVGRALPDVRDGLKPVHRRVLFAMNVLGNDWNKPYKKSARVVGDVIGKYHPHGDSAVYDTIVRLAQPFSMRYMLVDGQGNFGSVDGDSAAAMRYTEVRMAKIAHELLADLEKETVDFVPNYDGTEQIPEVMPTRIPNLLVNGSSGIAVGMATNIPPHNLSEVIDGCLAYIDDENISIEGLMEYIPGPDFPTAAIINGRRGIQEAYRTGRGKIYIRARAEVEADEKTGRETIIVNEIPYQVNKARLIEKIAELVKEKRIEGISALRDESDKDGMRIVIEVKRDAVGEVVLNNLYSLTQLQVSFGINMVALHQGQPKLLNLKDILSAFVCHRREVVTRRTIFELRKARERAHILEALAIALANIDPVIELIRRASTPAEAKASLVSQPWELGNVAAMLEQAGDDAARPEWLEPEYGIHEGKYYLTEQQAQAILDLRLQKLTGLEHEKLLDEYRELLKVIAELLFILENPERLMEVIREELLAIKEQYNDARRTELTENSADINIEDLINQEDVVVTLSHQGYVKYQPLSDYEAQRRGGKGKSAARTKEEDFIERLLVANTHDTILCFSNKGKMYWMKVYQLPEASRGARGRPIVNLLPLGQNERITAILPVREYEDGLNIFMATASGIVKKTKLSEFSRPRSAGIIAVNLNEGDELIGVDLTDGSNEVMLFSAQGKVVRFLEEEEETLEDGTVRVKGVRAMGRTATGVRGIKLSAGDKVVSLIIPRGEGEILTVTENGYGKRTAESEYPTKSRATQGVISIKVSERNGNVIGAIQVEPTDQIMMITDAGTLVRTRVSEVSVVGRNTQGVTLIRTAEDEKVVGLQRVAEPDDEEEDNNTMASPLEGHDGPEDQA
- the rcsC gene encoding two-component system sensor histidine kinase RcsC, producing the protein MRYLSSFRTSLKISRYLFRVLGFMLWALGALLTSFYLANFFNETKSDIRQEYNANYDLAFTFMRSITNLLRDIQYITEKHLSQRTEKDLAIIPPQYDNNTVSYTSLSTNSDCDLLHNKSHNYLGQLNNLITFWTQNISALYGANEIFFIEAQSMCMVNLSAHSRIIMSDPLRKTLYENARKLIIQKDQAKEQTIFWVMPYSRIDNGNLYVVTPVYANGQIAGVVGFEKSIKLKLFLQKREIPITITILNNTGKIELQYPTQISDNNQPAIKFNIMSSNFGYDENFTSLILTRRLSPSTLHIAYTLPLKYIYDELKIKMINSIILNGISAILIAFFIWLFERKMFAPAEDNAIRLEEHEQFNHKIVASAPVGISILRVSDGVSILSNELAHNYTQMLTYEDQKRIVDIICDKTSSYIDVVTSNNNHLQISFVHSRYRNEEVAICVLIDVSTRVKMEKSLQEMATAAEQANQAKSMFLATVSHELRTPLYGIIGNLELIQSHLLPPESTRLLATMNNSSSLLLKIISDILDFSKIESKQLKIEPKDFSCKEVISHVISNYLPLIAKKALGLYCYIEPNVPNIIRNDPVRLQQIISNLLNNAIKFTASGCVVIEIVSKHGYLYFSIKDTGLGIEDKLQFQLFEPFFQISANKESSPQGTGLGLAICEKLINLMDGDIEFISQKYVGSIFSIRIPLYGVKFHTKKISSQRNQKKILLTIYNDFMEKYLQAFLSQNHFQVTLYNGEEIDGTEILISDQPNNIDIPVHGYIEISEKHIGPPKQIRKNYWLYNTYELSELDNMLDNLLTTDNLISISAVSTSSITAKTIQVDHRLNTVKVLVVDDHPINRHLLVDQLNSIGFNTSMANDGIEAIEYIKNNPTDIILTDVNMPNMDGYELTQYLRSKGYAKPIIGITANALAEEKERCTNVGMDSCLPKPVSLAILKNILIEHINIKGKTY